A genomic segment from Chanos chanos chromosome 2, fChaCha1.1, whole genome shotgun sequence encodes:
- the tmem60 gene encoding transmembrane protein 60: MSLAQRVLLTWIFTLIFLIMLVLRLDEKIHWNWFLIFLPVWAFDTILLLMLVVKMAGRCKPGYDPRNGAQNMKKRVWYLVAMSLKLAFCLTLCAKLEYFSDLWVSFVCIPLWALLIGAMVDLGYSVFSFRRD; encoded by the coding sequence ATGTCCCTAGCACAGAGAGTACTGCTCACGTGGATCTTCACACTGATCTTCCTCATCATGCTGGTGCTCAGACTGGATGAGAAGATCCACTGGAACTGgttcctcatcttcctcccaGTGTGGGCATTTGAtaccatcctcctcctcatgcTTGTTGTGAAAATGGCTGGCCGTTGCAAGCCTGGCTACGACCCACGAAACGGAGCCCAGAACATGAAGAAGCGAGTCTGGTACCTCGTGGCCATGTCACTGAAGTTGGCGTTCTGTCTTACATTGTGTGCCAAACTGGAGTATTTCTCTGATCTGTGGGTTAGTTTTGTCTGTATCCCACTGTGGGCTCTGCTGATTGGAGCCATGGTGGATTTGGGCTATAGTGTCTTTAGTTTCAGGAGAGACTGA
- the LOC115804738 gene encoding LOW QUALITY PROTEIN: fibroleukin (The sequence of the model RefSeq protein was modified relative to this genomic sequence to represent the inferred CDS: inserted 4 bases in 3 codons; substituted 1 base at 1 genomic stop codon), which produces MDRGEANAAHKLSRINPEIVDQGTKTVLRVGAIPPLGHENRTKEPSLNPALVDKAQDTSDMKEPNQLRMRKVKNMTVTKPSLPKGPEKILSGVVQSKTPQMGGPVRAHKNSGNNTGMNLQQVPDKASAQDCLDHIREQEKHGIYNVIPGAGNTFHVLCDMELSGGGWTLIQRRHDGSLSFNRSXEEYRYALSDLTWEFWLGNDQIHWLTKAKEMLLCIDLEDLDGVNGFAQYEHFYIAHESQHYQLAVRGYSGTAGNTLQYSKEFNHDQKFFTTPDRDXYPSGNCGVYYSSGWWFSACMAANLNGKYYQTKYKGXDGIFWGTWPNISMEYYPTNXFKTVRMMIRPKSYVP; this is translated from the exons ATGGACAGAGGTGAAGCTAATGCTGCACATAAGCTCAGCAGGATAAATCCTGAAATAGTGGACCAAGGGACAAAGACTGTCCTCAGAGTGGGTGCTATTCCTCCACTGGGGCACGAGAACAGGACAAAAGAGCCCAGCCTGAACCCAGCTCTAGTGGACAAGGCTCAGGACACCAGTGATATGAAGGAGCCAAACCAGCTTCGTATGAGGAAAGTAAAGAATATGACTGTGACCAAGCCTTCCCTTCCAAAAGGACCAGAAAAAATACTGAGTGGAGTGGTCCAATCAAAGACTCCCCAAATGGGAGGGCCTGTCAGAGCTCATAAGAACAGTGGGAACAACACAGGCATGAACCTACAACAAGTGCCAG ACAAAGCATCAGCCCAGGACTGTTTAGACCACATTAGAGAACAAGAGAAGCATGGAATCTACAATGTGATACCTGGTGCTGGAAACACATTTCATGTGCTCTGTGATATGGAGTTGTCTGGTGGAGGCTGGACTCTGATTCAGCGTCGCCATGACGGCAGCCTCAGCTTCAACCGCTCCTAGGAAGAATACAGGTATGCCCTCAGTGATCTGACTTGGGAGTTCTGGCTTGGCAATGACCAGATCCACTGGTTGACAAAGGCTAAAGAAATGCTCTTGTGCATTGATCTGGAAGACCTGGACGGAGTGAATGGCTTCGCCCAGTACGAACACTTTTACATTGCCCATGAGAGCCAACACTATCAGCTGGCTGTCCGCGGGTACTCAGGCACGGCGGGTAACACTCTGCAATACAGCAAAGAGTTCAACCACGACCAGAAGTTTTTCACAACTCCTGACAGGG TGTACCCCTCTGGGAACTGTGGGGTATACTATAGCTCAGGCTGGTGGTTTAGCGCCTGCATGGCTGCAAACCTAAATGGAAAATATtatcaaacaaaatacaaag ATGACGGGATCTTCTGGGGTACCTGGCCAAACATATCCATGGAGTACTATCCAaccaa atttaaaactgttagAATGATGATCAGACCAAAAAGCTATGTCCCTTAA